A genomic segment from Streptomyces sp. NBC_01233 encodes:
- a CDS encoding prephenate dehydrogenase, with protein sequence MRTAVVIGTGLIGTSAALALAARGITVHLADHDPDRARTAAALGAGTDEAPQGQVDLAIVAVPPAHVAATLADLIGRKAARAYVDVASVKGGPRRELAALGVDLAAYIGTHPMAGKEQSGPLAATADLFEGRPWVLTPTRDTEHEVLNLALELVALCRAVPVVMDADAHDRAVALVSHTPQLVSSMVAARLEEADETAVRLCGQGIRDVTRIAASDPRMWVEILSANPGPVADVLAGIAADLEETVEALRGLQSADVEKRRGGAAGIEDVLRRGNAGRVRVPGKHGAAPTVYEMVAVLISDQPGELARIFADAGRAGVNIEDVRIEHATGQQAGLVQLMVEPRAVAGLTAELRERGWALRQQ encoded by the coding sequence GTGAGAACTGCCGTCGTCATCGGAACCGGACTGATCGGCACCTCCGCGGCGCTCGCCCTGGCGGCGCGCGGGATCACCGTGCACCTCGCCGACCACGACCCGGACCGGGCCCGCACGGCGGCCGCCCTCGGGGCCGGCACCGACGAGGCGCCCCAGGGCCAGGTCGACCTCGCGATCGTCGCCGTACCGCCGGCCCACGTGGCGGCGACCCTGGCCGACCTGATCGGACGCAAGGCGGCGCGGGCCTACGTGGACGTGGCCAGCGTCAAGGGCGGTCCGCGGCGGGAGCTGGCGGCGCTCGGCGTCGACCTCGCCGCGTACATCGGGACGCACCCGATGGCGGGCAAGGAGCAGTCGGGACCGCTCGCCGCCACCGCGGACCTCTTCGAGGGCCGCCCGTGGGTGCTGACCCCGACCCGGGACACCGAACACGAGGTGCTGAACCTCGCGCTGGAGCTGGTGGCCCTGTGCCGGGCCGTCCCCGTGGTGATGGACGCGGACGCGCACGACCGGGCGGTGGCGCTCGTCTCGCACACCCCGCAGCTGGTCTCCAGCATGGTCGCGGCCCGGCTGGAGGAGGCCGACGAGACGGCGGTCCGGCTGTGCGGGCAGGGCATAAGGGACGTGACCCGGATCGCGGCCTCCGACCCCCGGATGTGGGTCGAGATCCTCTCGGCCAACCCGGGACCGGTGGCCGACGTCCTCGCCGGGATCGCGGCCGACCTGGAGGAGACCGTGGAGGCGCTGCGGGGCCTCCAGTCGGCCGACGTGGAGAAGCGGCGCGGCGGCGCGGCGGGCATCGAGGACGTGCTGCGGCGCGGGAACGCGGGCCGGGTGCGGGTGCCGGGCAAGCACGGCGCGGCGCCGACGGTCTACGAGATGGTGGCCGTGCTCATCAGCGACCAGCCGGGGGAGCTGGCGCGGATCTTCGCCGATGCGGGGCGGGCGGGGGTCAACATCGAGGACGTGCGGATCGAGCACGCGACGGGGCAGCAGGCGGGGCTCGTGCAGCTGATGGTGGAGCCGCGGGCGGTGGCCGGCCTGACGGCCGAGCTGCGGGAACGGGGCTGGGCGCTGCGGCAGCAGTAG
- a CDS encoding lysophospholipid acyltransferase family protein yields the protein MRRDPGRREAGGPQVSESPSLTGAAVGRRIGIGLMYGLWKPRVLGAWKVPASGPVILAVNHSHNIDGPMVMGTAPRPLHFLIKKEAYVGPLGPFLDGIGQVKVDRTGADRTAIGRALKVLDNGGALGIFPEGTRGEGDFASLRAGLAYFAVRSGAPIVPVAVLGSSENRGKLIPGLPPFKSRVDVVFGSAFDAGDGTGRRTRTAMDEATTRIQDRLTAHLADAKRLTGR from the coding sequence ATGCGTCGTGACCCTGGTCGAAGAGAAGCGGGCGGGCCGCAAGTGAGCGAATCGCCCTCCCTCACGGGTGCGGCGGTCGGCAGGCGCATCGGCATCGGGCTCATGTACGGGCTGTGGAAGCCGCGCGTACTGGGCGCCTGGAAGGTGCCCGCCTCCGGTCCCGTGATCCTCGCCGTGAACCACTCGCACAACATAGACGGCCCGATGGTCATGGGCACCGCGCCGCGGCCCCTGCACTTCCTGATCAAGAAGGAAGCGTACGTCGGCCCGCTCGGCCCCTTCCTCGACGGGATCGGGCAGGTCAAGGTCGACCGCACCGGCGCCGACCGGACGGCGATAGGCCGCGCCCTGAAGGTGCTCGACAACGGAGGGGCCCTGGGGATCTTCCCCGAGGGCACCCGCGGCGAGGGGGACTTCGCCTCGCTGCGCGCGGGTCTCGCGTACTTCGCGGTCCGCAGCGGAGCGCCCATCGTGCCCGTGGCCGTCCTCGGCAGCAGCGAGAACCGCGGAAAGCTGATCCCGGGGCTGCCGCCCTTCAAGAGCCGGGTCGACGTCGTCTTCGGCTCCGCCTTCGACGCCGGCGACGGCACGGGCCGACGTACCCGTACCGCGATGGACGAGGCCACCACACGCATCCAGGACCGGCTGACCGCCCACCTGGCCGACGCCAAGCGCCTCACCGGGCGCTGA
- the cmk gene encoding (d)CMP kinase, with the protein METAAPSAVIVAIDGPSGTGKSSTSKAVAAKLGLRYLDTGAQYRAITWWMITNGVDTDDPQAVAVAAGKPSIVSGTDPAGPTITVDGLDAAGPIRTQEVTSKVSAVSAVPEVRTLITELQRSIAAAAALEADGIVVEGRDIGTTVLPDADLKIFLTASAGARAARRSGELRGKEATDLAATKEALIKRDAADSGRKTSPLAKADDAVEVDTTELTLDRVIECVVTLVEEKRAGRK; encoded by the coding sequence GTGGAAACCGCAGCTCCGTCCGCCGTGATCGTCGCCATCGACGGTCCCTCCGGCACGGGCAAGTCCAGCACCTCCAAGGCCGTGGCCGCCAAGCTCGGGCTGCGCTACCTGGACACCGGTGCCCAGTACCGGGCCATCACCTGGTGGATGATCACCAACGGTGTCGACACCGACGACCCGCAGGCCGTCGCGGTCGCCGCCGGCAAGCCGTCCATCGTGTCCGGCACCGATCCGGCCGGCCCCACGATCACCGTCGACGGGCTGGACGCCGCCGGGCCGATCCGGACCCAGGAGGTCACCTCCAAGGTCAGCGCCGTCAGCGCGGTCCCCGAGGTGCGCACCCTGATCACCGAGCTGCAGCGCTCCATCGCCGCCGCGGCGGCCCTGGAGGCCGACGGGATCGTCGTCGAGGGCCGGGACATCGGCACCACCGTCCTGCCCGACGCCGACCTCAAGATCTTCCTGACCGCCTCCGCCGGGGCGCGGGCCGCCCGGCGCAGCGGAGAGCTCCGCGGCAAGGAGGCCACCGACCTGGCGGCCACCAAGGAGGCGCTGATCAAGCGCGACGCGGCCGACTCCGGCCGCAAGACCTCCCCGCTGGCCAAGGCCGACGACGCCGTCGAGGTGGACACCACCGAGCTCACGCTCGACCGGGTGATCGAATGCGTCGTGACCCTGGTCGAAGAGAAGCGGGCGGGCCGCAAGTGA
- a CDS encoding ADP-ribosylglycohydrolase family protein — MTKRAATGALIGLALGDALGFPTEFNDVPSILAKTGPWREMKLPRPAIVTDDTQMTLALARGMRTAAERGPIGPLRLARPVREEFVDWYHSPENNRAPGNTCLKACSLLNLPERDWREASQVGSKGCGANMRVVPVGLVPGWTDEERAGAAQLQSALTHGHPTALAASDLTARAVHLLAAGTEVTGLVGRLRSYALENRTRYHERWLGDLWMRTASDASPESFMARGWDECLAALDRLAAALRSPSPETDPCLTTGDGWIAEEALATALQCFLLFPDEPLLALRRAACTRGDSDSIACLAGAFAGAHLGADVWPRDWEGRIEYRDELLAFGTLWDA, encoded by the coding sequence ATGACGAAGCGAGCCGCGACGGGCGCCCTGATCGGCCTGGCCCTGGGCGACGCCCTCGGCTTCCCGACCGAGTTCAACGACGTGCCCTCGATCCTGGCCAAGACGGGCCCGTGGCGGGAGATGAAGCTCCCCCGCCCGGCGATCGTCACGGACGACACCCAGATGACCCTCGCCCTCGCGCGCGGGATGCGCACCGCCGCGGAGCGCGGCCCGATCGGCCCGCTGCGCCTGGCCCGCCCGGTCCGCGAGGAGTTCGTCGACTGGTACCACTCCCCGGAGAACAACCGGGCACCCGGGAACACCTGCCTCAAGGCCTGCAGCCTCCTGAACCTGCCCGAGCGGGACTGGCGGGAGGCCAGCCAGGTCGGCTCCAAGGGCTGCGGCGCGAACATGCGCGTGGTCCCGGTCGGGCTGGTGCCGGGCTGGACGGACGAGGAGCGGGCGGGCGCCGCCCAGCTCCAGTCGGCCCTCACCCACGGCCACCCGACGGCGCTCGCCGCCTCCGACCTGACGGCGCGGGCGGTGCACCTGCTGGCCGCGGGCACCGAGGTGACGGGCCTGGTCGGACGGCTGCGCTCGTACGCCCTGGAGAACCGCACCCGCTACCACGAGCGCTGGCTCGGCGACCTCTGGATGCGGACCGCCAGCGACGCCTCGCCCGAGTCCTTCATGGCGCGGGGCTGGGACGAGTGCCTGGCGGCCTTGGACCGGCTGGCGGCCGCCCTGCGGTCCCCCTCCCCGGAGACCGACCCCTGCCTGACCACCGGCGACGGCTGGATCGCCGAGGAAGCCCTCGCCACGGCCCTCCAGTGCTTCCTCCTCTTCCCCGACGAGCCCCTCCTGGCCCTGCGCCGGGCGGCCTGCACGCGGGGCGACTCGGACTCCATAGCCTGTCTCGCCGGCGCCTTCGCCGGAGCCCACCTCGGCGCCGACGTCTGGCCCCGGGACTGGGAGGGCCGCATCGAGTACCGGGACGAACTCCTGGCCTTCGGCACCCTTTGGGATGCTTGA
- a CDS encoding NUDIX hydrolase has translation MTAGYDPPPASGRGDPHLAPLAFEPFAVTVDLAVFTVRDGALHVLLIRRGQEPYAGAWALPGGFVLPRESAEAAARRELAEETGLPERVVAALHLEQLRTYSEPDRDPRMRVVSVAFTALVPDMPEPAAEGGGDAAHARWLPVGEVCDLAFDHAVILADARERIGSKLEYTCLATAFCPPEFTLGELRAVYETVWDTALDRPNFRRKVLTTPGFVEAVPGAARLTGGRGKPAALYRPGPATALHPPLLRPEGPTR, from the coding sequence ATGACCGCCGGCTATGACCCTCCCCCAGCCTCCGGCCGGGGGGACCCCCATCTCGCTCCGCTCGCCTTCGAGCCGTTCGCGGTGACGGTCGACCTGGCCGTGTTCACCGTGCGCGACGGGGCCCTGCACGTGCTGCTGATCCGGCGCGGCCAGGAGCCGTACGCGGGGGCCTGGGCGCTGCCCGGGGGCTTCGTCCTGCCGCGGGAGTCCGCGGAGGCCGCCGCCCGGCGCGAACTGGCCGAGGAGACCGGCCTGCCGGAGCGGGTGGTGGCGGCGCTCCACCTGGAGCAGCTGCGCACGTACAGCGAACCGGACCGGGATCCGCGGATGCGGGTGGTCTCGGTGGCCTTCACGGCCCTCGTCCCGGACATGCCCGAGCCGGCGGCGGAGGGCGGCGGGGACGCGGCGCACGCCCGCTGGCTGCCGGTCGGGGAGGTCTGCGACCTCGCCTTCGACCACGCCGTGATCCTGGCGGACGCACGGGAGCGGATCGGCTCGAAGCTGGAGTACACCTGCCTGGCCACCGCCTTCTGCCCGCCCGAGTTCACCCTGGGCGAGCTCCGGGCCGTCTACGAGACCGTCTGGGACACCGCCCTCGACCGCCCCAACTTCCGCCGCAAGGTCCTGACGACGCCCGGGTTCGTCGAGGCCGTGCCGGGCGCCGCCCGGCTGACCGGCGGCCGCGGCAAACCGGCCGCCCTCTACCGGCCCGGCCCGGCGACCGCCCTCCATCCCCCTCTGCTCCGACCGGAAGGACCTACCCGATGA
- a CDS encoding DUF952 domain-containing protein: MIFHIVPLADWAAAPGLPFAPPSLDSEGFVHCSADRPTALAIADAHYRGVPGTLLAVELDEDALTAEVRREGESGVRYPHVHGPLNREAVIHVWEVVRTPGSPASLAPWEPVR, from the coding sequence ATGATCTTCCACATCGTCCCGCTCGCCGACTGGGCCGCCGCGCCCGGGCTCCCGTTCGCCCCGCCCTCGCTGGACTCGGAGGGTTTCGTGCACTGTTCGGCCGATCGCCCCACGGCGCTCGCGATCGCCGACGCGCACTACCGCGGGGTGCCGGGTACGTTGCTCGCGGTGGAGCTCGACGAGGACGCCCTGACCGCGGAGGTCCGCCGGGAGGGTGAATCGGGCGTCCGCTACCCACATGTTCACGGCCCGCTGAACCGGGAGGCCGTGATCCACGTGTGGGAGGTCGTACGCACTCCTGGCAGTCCTGCCTCACTGGCCCCATGGGAACCGGTCCGGTGA
- a CDS encoding AAA family ATPase: MRRHGHGLVLGKFYPPHAGHHHLVRTAQDQCERLTVLVCAASVESVPLADRIAWMREAHPGAEVVGAVDDIPVDLHDPEIWEAHMAVFRGAVPGRVDAVFTSEEYGSELARRFGAEEVLVDRERTLFPVSGTAVRRDPVGSWEFLGPAVRAALTRRVVVLGAESTGTTTLSRALADHYRRLGGVWAKTGWVAEYGRRYSEEKLAAARAADPAASWADVSFTSEEFPVIARHQDADEERAARLGSPVLFCDTDSFATGIWHERYMGDRNPEVERAAALTRRDLYLLTDHADVPFEDDGLRDGPQLRPWMTGRFRAELERTGRRFLVVRGDRAARLETAVAAVDELLAEGWHFTDPLPENR; the protein is encoded by the coding sequence ATGAGACGCCACGGGCACGGCCTGGTCCTCGGCAAGTTCTACCCGCCGCACGCCGGGCACCACCACCTCGTGCGCACCGCCCAGGACCAGTGCGAGCGGCTGACGGTGCTGGTGTGCGCGGCCTCGGTGGAGTCGGTCCCGCTCGCAGACCGGATCGCCTGGATGCGCGAGGCGCACCCCGGGGCCGAGGTCGTCGGCGCGGTCGACGACATCCCGGTCGACCTGCACGACCCGGAGATCTGGGAGGCGCACATGGCCGTCTTCCGCGGCGCGGTCCCCGGACGGGTGGACGCCGTGTTCACCTCGGAGGAGTACGGGAGCGAGCTCGCCCGGCGGTTCGGCGCCGAGGAGGTCCTGGTGGACCGGGAGCGGACGCTGTTCCCGGTGTCCGGGACGGCGGTCCGCAGGGACCCGGTCGGCTCCTGGGAGTTCCTCGGGCCGGCCGTGCGCGCCGCGCTGACCCGGCGGGTCGTCGTCCTGGGCGCGGAGTCCACCGGGACCACCACGCTGTCGCGCGCCCTGGCGGACCACTACCGGCGGCTCGGCGGCGTCTGGGCCAAGACCGGCTGGGTCGCCGAGTACGGCCGCCGGTACAGCGAGGAGAAGCTGGCGGCGGCCCGCGCGGCCGACCCGGCGGCGTCCTGGGCGGACGTGTCCTTCACCTCGGAGGAGTTCCCGGTCATCGCGCGCCACCAGGACGCGGACGAGGAGCGGGCCGCCCGGCTCGGCTCCCCGGTGCTGTTCTGCGACACCGACTCCTTCGCGACCGGGATCTGGCACGAGCGGTACATGGGCGACCGCAACCCCGAGGTCGAGCGGGCCGCCGCCCTGACCCGACGGGACCTGTACCTGCTGACCGACCACGCCGACGTGCCCTTCGAGGACGACGGGCTGCGGGACGGACCGCAGCTCAGACCCTGGATGACCGGGCGGTTCCGGGCGGAACTGGAGCGCACCGGGAGGCGTTTCCTCGTCGTGCGCGGGGACCGGGCGGCCCGGCTGGAGACGGCCGTCGCTGCCGTGGACGAGCTGCTGGCCGAGGGCTGGCACTTCACCGACCCCCTTCCGGAGAACCGATGA
- a CDS encoding nucleotidyltransferase domain-containing protein, giving the protein MLDALSIDLTPVVAEQPDPLLFATVSGAHLYGFPSRDSDIDLRGAHLLPAQALLGLREPEETRTRMWDRDDVEMDLVTHDLRKFVRLMLNRNGYVLEQLLSPLVVHTTPAHEELIALAPGVLTSHHAHHYRGFANTQWRLFEKAAELKPLLYAFRALLTGIHLMRSGTVQAHLPTLLAEVPEAPPYLAALIEAKAAAEHGGYEGPAVGGVRADFEALHAVLDGARSASALPEHGSAYDALDEFVVRRRALRD; this is encoded by the coding sequence ATGCTGGACGCACTGAGTATCGACCTGACCCCCGTCGTGGCGGAGCAGCCCGATCCGCTGCTCTTCGCCACGGTGTCGGGCGCCCACCTGTACGGCTTCCCGTCCCGGGACTCCGACATCGACCTGCGGGGCGCCCATCTCCTGCCGGCGCAGGCCCTCCTCGGCCTGCGCGAACCGGAGGAGACCCGCACCCGCATGTGGGACCGGGACGACGTGGAGATGGACCTCGTCACGCACGACCTGCGCAAGTTTGTCCGCCTGATGCTGAACCGCAACGGCTACGTCCTGGAACAGCTGCTCTCCCCGCTCGTGGTCCACACGACACCGGCGCACGAGGAGCTGATCGCGCTGGCCCCGGGCGTGCTGACCTCCCACCACGCCCACCACTACCGGGGGTTCGCCAACACGCAGTGGCGGCTCTTCGAGAAGGCCGCCGAACTCAAGCCGCTGCTCTACGCGTTCCGGGCGCTGCTGACCGGCATCCACCTGATGCGGTCGGGCACGGTGCAGGCGCACCTGCCGACCCTGCTGGCCGAGGTGCCCGAGGCGCCCCCGTACCTCGCCGCCCTGATCGAGGCGAAGGCCGCCGCCGAACACGGGGGCTACGAGGGCCCGGCCGTCGGCGGGGTGCGCGCGGACTTCGAGGCGCTGCACGCGGTCCTGGACGGGGCGCGGTCCGCCTCCGCGCTGCCCGAGCACGGGTCGGCGTACGACGCCCTCGACGAGTTCGTCGTACGGCGCCGGGCGCTACGCGACTGA
- the pnuC gene encoding nicotinamide riboside transporter PnuC: protein MNWTLSWTEVLGFATGALCVWLVARQHVANWPIGIANNVFFIVLFAQAGLYADAGLQIVFIALAAYGWWSWTHGGGPGSAEALPVRRTTRTEWAGLAAAGAVAVLGLTLLLSRATDSTVPFWDALTTGLSLVATYGQCRKLVESWWLWIAADLVYIPLYAHKGLYLTSALYVGFLVLCVAGLLGWRRTLRAADARTAVETTA, encoded by the coding sequence ATGAACTGGACTTTGAGCTGGACCGAGGTGCTCGGCTTCGCCACCGGCGCCCTGTGCGTCTGGCTGGTCGCCCGGCAGCACGTCGCCAACTGGCCGATCGGCATCGCCAACAACGTCTTCTTCATCGTGCTCTTCGCCCAGGCCGGCCTCTACGCCGATGCCGGGCTCCAGATCGTCTTCATCGCCCTCGCCGCCTACGGCTGGTGGTCCTGGACCCACGGGGGTGGACCAGGATCCGCCGAGGCCCTGCCGGTGCGCCGCACCACGCGCACCGAATGGGCCGGGCTCGCCGCGGCGGGGGCGGTGGCGGTGCTCGGGCTCACGCTGCTGCTGAGCCGGGCCACCGACTCCACCGTCCCGTTCTGGGACGCGCTGACCACCGGGCTCTCGCTCGTCGCCACCTACGGGCAGTGCCGCAAGCTCGTGGAGTCCTGGTGGCTGTGGATCGCCGCCGACCTCGTCTACATCCCGCTCTACGCGCACAAGGGGCTCTACCTGACCTCGGCGCTCTACGTCGGCTTCCTCGTCCTGTGCGTGGCCGGACTCCTAGGCTGGCGGCGCACGCTGCGCGCGGCGGACGCCCGTACGGCTGTGGAGACGACGGCATGA
- a CDS encoding nucleotidyltransferase domain-containing protein has protein sequence MDDLTLVRDHTVYRCVMGSRAFGLATEASDTDRRGVYLAPTPLFWRFEKPPTHVEGPRDEEFSWELERFCALALRANPNILECLHSPLVDELTPVGEELLSLREAFLSRRAHTTFSRYAASQHGKLLADVRVHGAPRWKHAMHLLRLLLSCRDLLRTGRLSIDAGPHRDRLLAVRRGELAWDEVDAWMARLQEETETALATTPLPAEPDLARVEDFLVRARRASVA, from the coding sequence ATGGACGATCTGACGCTGGTACGGGACCACACGGTCTACCGGTGTGTGATGGGTTCCCGGGCGTTCGGGCTGGCGACGGAGGCGAGCGACACCGACCGGCGCGGTGTCTACCTCGCCCCGACGCCGCTGTTCTGGCGGTTCGAGAAGCCCCCCACGCACGTGGAGGGCCCGCGGGACGAGGAGTTCTCCTGGGAGCTGGAGCGCTTCTGCGCACTCGCGCTGCGGGCCAACCCGAACATCCTGGAGTGCCTGCACTCCCCCCTGGTGGACGAGCTCACGCCGGTGGGTGAGGAACTGCTCTCGCTGCGCGAGGCCTTCCTCTCCCGCCGGGCCCACACCACCTTCAGCCGGTACGCCGCCTCCCAGCACGGCAAACTCCTCGCCGACGTCCGCGTCCACGGCGCCCCGCGCTGGAAGCACGCCATGCACCTGCTGCGCCTGCTGCTGTCCTGCCGCGACCTGCTGCGCACGGGCCGCCTGAGCATCGATGCCGGCCCGCACCGCGACCGCCTCCTCGCCGTCCGCCGCGGGGAGCTCGCCTGGGACGAGGTCGACGCCTGGATGGCCCGTCTCCAGGAGGAGACCGAGACCGCCCTGGCCACCACTCCCCTGCCCGCGGAGCCGGACCTCGCCCGTGTCGAGGACTTCCTGGTGCGGGCCCGCCGCGCGTCAGTCGCGTAG
- a CDS encoding IS110 family transposase → MLLIGDDWAEDHHDVEVQDETGRKLAAANLPEGVAGIAKLHELVARHGGEDLDPAGVVVAIETDRGSWVQALIASGYQVFAVNPRQVNRFKERYGSSGAKSDKGDAHALADMVRIDRAQLRPVAGDSEAAQAVKVVARAHQTLIWERTRTFQRLRTTLREYFPAALNAYSDLTLTSTDALELLIKAPTPATAAKLTRTQITAVLTRHRRHNRDAKAATVQSALRERQLGLPEPVTAAYAAAATAHARLIIALNEQIAVMEEQVRAHFLAHPDAEIYLSMPGIGEIVGARVLAEFGDDPTRYTSAKARKNYAGTSPITRASGKSHTVQARYVRNNRLADALQTQAFSALRSSPGARGYYDRQRAREAGYNPALRQLGNRLVGILHGCLKTRTRYDEATAWSHHTHPHAA, encoded by the coding sequence TTGCTGCTGATCGGTGATGACTGGGCCGAGGACCACCATGATGTCGAGGTCCAGGACGAGACCGGCCGGAAACTGGCCGCCGCGAACCTGCCCGAAGGAGTGGCGGGCATCGCGAAACTGCACGAACTCGTCGCCCGCCACGGCGGTGAGGACCTGGACCCGGCCGGCGTCGTGGTCGCAATCGAGACCGACCGCGGCTCGTGGGTGCAGGCCCTGATCGCCTCCGGCTACCAGGTGTTCGCGGTCAACCCCCGGCAGGTCAACCGCTTCAAGGAACGGTATGGCTCCTCCGGAGCCAAGAGCGACAAGGGCGACGCGCACGCGCTCGCCGACATGGTCCGCATCGACCGGGCCCAGCTGCGGCCGGTGGCCGGCGACAGCGAGGCGGCCCAGGCCGTCAAGGTCGTCGCCCGCGCCCACCAGACCCTCATCTGGGAACGCACCCGCACCTTCCAGCGGCTGCGCACCACACTGCGCGAGTACTTCCCCGCCGCCCTGAACGCCTACTCGGACCTGACCCTGACCAGCACCGACGCGCTGGAACTGCTGATCAAGGCACCCACCCCGGCCACGGCGGCGAAGCTGACCCGCACCCAGATCACCGCCGTCCTGACCCGCCACCGCCGCCACAACCGGGACGCGAAAGCGGCCACCGTCCAGAGCGCGCTGCGTGAGCGGCAGCTCGGCCTGCCCGAGCCGGTCACCGCCGCCTACGCGGCCGCCGCCACCGCTCACGCCCGTCTGATCATCGCGTTGAACGAGCAGATCGCCGTGATGGAAGAGCAGGTGAGGGCACATTTTCTGGCGCACCCGGACGCTGAGATCTACCTCTCGATGCCCGGCATCGGTGAGATCGTCGGCGCCCGGGTGCTCGCCGAGTTCGGAGACGACCCCACCCGATACACGTCCGCGAAGGCCCGCAAGAACTACGCCGGCACGAGCCCCATCACCAGGGCCTCCGGCAAGAGCCACACCGTCCAGGCCCGCTACGTCCGCAACAACCGGCTCGCCGACGCGCTTCAGACCCAGGCGTTCTCCGCCCTGCGGTCCTCACCCGGCGCCCGCGGCTACTACGACAGGCAACGCGCCCGTGAGGCCGGCTACAACCCCGCCCTCCGCCAGCTCGGGAACCGGCTCGTCGGCATCCTCCACGGCTGCCTCAAAACCCGCACCCGCTACGACGAAGCGACCGCTTGGTCCCACCACACCCACCCCCATGCCGCTTGA
- a CDS encoding Rieske (2Fe-2S) protein, whose protein sequence is MSDPTHTARRTVLAAGAAALAGGALTACGSDGEKSPEGQSNGSASAPAASTAATPESGSAGAQVLAKTADVPKGGGTILKEEKLVVTQPTAGSFRCFTAVCPHQGCLVNKVENGSIDCSCHGSKFAIADGAVTKGPSTKGLAEKKIKVAADGNISLA, encoded by the coding sequence ATGAGCGACCCCACGCACACCGCCCGGCGCACGGTACTGGCGGCGGGCGCGGCCGCCCTGGCAGGCGGTGCGCTCACCGCCTGCGGCAGCGACGGTGAGAAGTCCCCCGAGGGACAATCGAACGGCTCGGCGTCCGCACCCGCCGCCTCGACCGCCGCCACCCCGGAATCCGGTTCGGCGGGCGCGCAGGTCCTCGCCAAGACCGCCGACGTGCCCAAGGGCGGCGGCACGATCCTCAAGGAGGAGAAGCTCGTGGTCACCCAGCCCACGGCCGGGTCCTTCCGCTGCTTCACGGCGGTCTGCCCCCACCAGGGCTGCCTGGTGAACAAGGTGGAGAACGGGAGCATCGACTGCTCCTGCCACGGCAGCAAGTTCGCGATCGCGGACGGCGCGGTGACCAAGGGTCCGTCCACCAAGGGACTGGCGGAGAAGAAGATCAAGGTCGCGGCGGACGGCAATATCTCGCTCGCATAG